One part of the Xiphophorus hellerii strain 12219 chromosome 17, Xiphophorus_hellerii-4.1, whole genome shotgun sequence genome encodes these proteins:
- the LOC116736485 gene encoding C-X-C chemokine receptor type 5-like, whose product MASVTETPISFPNANCSTSVTSLLSCSHPSYVAAGVIAVLSCLLGIPTNVLMIVKLSSHLRGSSMTKRLIFNLALSDLLSLFCLVIAGAIFATGPRLTHGLCQLFFFVVLFCITSSSNILLLISVQRYYQILHHAKWEKVTRAWQRVLLSGVWVLGALLPLPLVLSLTEKTSGDAASDETSCRTKMMKPQAEAVHVAIVMLAQLVVLVFYVKLVRGVRKVQMSDKKKQKINRLFTRILAVSLIDFLPLFARIVAIAAHFTRSQTLSDVSRNLTSIEYLYFLNHCLNPLLYFFASRHQLRDREKKRKLFLMALNDSS is encoded by the exons ATGGCCTCTGTCACTGAAACGCCAATTTCCTTCCCAAACGCCAACTGCTCCACCTCTGTAACGTCTCTGTTGTCCTGCAGCCATCCGTCGTACGTCGCTGCTGGCGTGATTGCTGTGCTCAGCTGCCTCCTGGGGATCCCGACTAACGTCCTCATGATCGTAAAACTCAGCAGCCATCTGCGAGGCTCCTCCATGACGAAGCGCCTCATCTTCAACCTGGCTCTGTCGGACCTCCTCTCGCTGTTCTGCTTGGTGATCGCCGGGGCCATTTTTGCCACCGGACCCCGTTTGACGCATGGGTTGtgtcaacttttctttttcgtCGTCTTATTCTGCATAACCTCCAGCTCCAACATCCTGCTGCTGATAAGCGTTCAACGTTACTACCAG ATTCTTCACCATGCCAAGTGGGAAAAAGTGACCCGAGCATGGCAGCGGGTTTTACTCTCCGGTGTGTGGGTACTCGGGGCCCTGCTGCCTCTCCCGCTTGTGCTTTCGCTGACGGAGAAGACAAGCGGAGACGCCGCGTCCGACGAGACGTCCTGTAGGACCAAAATGATGAAACCGCAAGCCGAGGCGGTCCACGTCGCCATAGTGATGTTGGCTCAACTTGTGGTGTTGGTGTTTTACGTAAAGCTTGTGAGAGGCGTCAGGAAGGTTCAGATGTCTgacaagaaaaagcaaaagatcAATAGACTGTTCACTCGGATCCTCGCGGTCTCTCTTATAGACTTTCTGCCTTTGTTTGCTCGCATTGTGGCCATTGCCGCCCATTTTACGCGCTCACAAACGTTGTCCGACGTTAGCAGGAATTTGACGTCCATCgagtatttgtactttttaaaccACTGCCTGAACCCCCTGCTGTATTTCTTTGCTTCTCGGCATCAGCtaagagacagagagaagaaaagaaagctcTTTCTCATGGCTCTTAATGACAGTTCTTAG